A window of the Chlamydia sp. genome harbors these coding sequences:
- a CDS encoding type II secretion system protein GspD — protein sequence MKKLSRYTFLATFYFGSLGTQVFPITVAEKLASIEGKIEAQAPFAHISSFNAELKEANSLLKSLYDEALSLRIQNETSEEVWSDLRHRLMNAKQRVRALEDLWSSEVREKGGDPEDYALWNHPETTIYNLVSDYGDELSIYIIPQNIGAMRITAMSRLVVPKEGFEECLSLLLSRLGIGVRQVSPWIKELYLANREEAGVVGIFGSRQDLDILPSTARIAFVLSSKNLDVRTDVQALRKFANSDTVLLDFIGGKVWLFGSVCEIAELLKIYEFLQSDNLRQEHRIISLSKIEPSEMLAILKAAFREDLAKEGEESSGSGLKVVPLQNHGRSLFLSGALPIVQKAIDLIRELEAGIENPTDKTVFWYNVKHSDPQELAALLSQVHDIFSNGAGTTGNSEASSSNSGTSSTNGLAVHIDTTLGASVKEGSAKYGSFIADSKTGTLIMVIEKEALPKIKMLLKKLDVPKKMVRIEVLLFERKLSSQRKSGLNLLRLSEEVCKQGAHTASWASGGILEFLFKGGAKGIVPSYDFAYQFLMAQEDVRINASPSVVTMNQTPARIAIVEEMSIAVSSDKDKAQYNRAQYGIMIKILPVINIGEEEGKSFITLETDITFDSTGKNQADRPDVTRRNITNKVRIQDGETVIIGGLRCNQAMDSRDGIPFLGELPGIGKLFGMDTASDSQTEMFMFITPKILDNPVEEEEKLECAFLASRPGESDEFRRALVAGQQAAKLAMERKESPEGDSSHLQEGVEYNGRE from the coding sequence GTGAAAAAATTATCGCGCTATACTTTCCTTGCGACTTTTTATTTTGGAAGTCTTGGTACTCAGGTATTTCCAATCACTGTTGCAGAGAAGTTAGCTTCTATAGAAGGCAAAATAGAAGCGCAGGCTCCTTTTGCACATATTTCATCATTCAATGCTGAGTTGAAAGAGGCGAATAGTTTACTGAAATCCTTGTATGATGAGGCATTGTCGCTACGTATTCAAAATGAGACTTCCGAAGAAGTTTGGAGTGATTTGCGTCATCGATTGATGAATGCCAAACAACGAGTGCGTGCATTAGAAGATTTATGGTCATCAGAAGTCAGGGAAAAAGGAGGCGATCCTGAAGATTATGCTCTTTGGAATCATCCCGAGACCACGATTTACAACCTTGTCAGCGATTATGGAGATGAACTAAGTATCTATATCATTCCCCAGAATATCGGGGCGATGCGGATTACTGCTATGTCGAGGCTCGTTGTACCGAAGGAGGGATTTGAGGAGTGTTTATCCTTACTTCTTTCTCGTCTGGGAATCGGAGTGAGACAAGTAAGTCCCTGGATTAAGGAATTATACTTAGCTAATCGGGAAGAGGCAGGAGTTGTAGGGATTTTTGGATCCAGACAAGATCTAGATATTTTGCCTTCAACTGCTCGTATTGCTTTTGTTCTCTCTTCCAAGAATTTAGATGTAAGAACTGATGTCCAAGCTTTGAGGAAATTTGCTAATAGTGACACGGTGTTGCTGGATTTTATTGGGGGTAAGGTTTGGTTGTTTGGGTCTGTCTGCGAAATTGCAGAGCTTTTGAAGATATATGAATTTCTACAGTCAGACAATCTTCGTCAGGAACATCGCATCATTTCTTTGTCGAAAATAGAGCCTTCGGAGATGCTGGCTATTTTGAAAGCCGCTTTTCGAGAAGATTTAGCCAAAGAGGGAGAAGAGTCTTCGGGTTCTGGATTGAAGGTAGTGCCTTTGCAGAATCATGGGCGTTCTCTTTTCTTAAGTGGGGCTCTGCCTATAGTCCAGAAAGCAATTGATCTTATTCGAGAATTAGAAGCAGGAATAGAAAATCCTACAGACAAGACAGTATTTTGGTACAATGTCAAGCACTCAGATCCTCAGGAACTCGCAGCTCTCCTTTCGCAGGTTCATGATATCTTTTCCAATGGAGCTGGAACAACAGGTAATAGCGAGGCTTCTTCCAGTAATTCCGGGACTTCTTCGACGAATGGATTAGCCGTACATATAGATACGACTCTAGGTGCTTCTGTAAAGGAAGGTTCCGCAAAATATGGGAGTTTTATTGCGGATTCCAAGACTGGTACTTTGATTATGGTTATCGAAAAAGAGGCGTTACCTAAGATCAAAATGTTGCTGAAGAAGCTTGATGTGCCGAAAAAGATGGTGCGTATAGAGGTCTTACTCTTTGAGCGAAAATTATCAAGTCAGCGTAAATCAGGACTAAATTTATTACGTTTGAGTGAAGAAGTTTGTAAGCAGGGAGCGCATACAGCCTCTTGGGCAAGTGGAGGGATTCTAGAATTCTTATTCAAAGGAGGGGCTAAAGGGATTGTCCCCAGTTATGATTTCGCTTATCAATTTCTCATGGCTCAAGAAGATGTTCGCATTAACGCAAGTCCTTCTGTTGTTACTATGAATCAAACGCCAGCAAGGATTGCCATTGTGGAAGAGATGTCCATAGCAGTGTCTTCGGATAAGGATAAGGCACAATATAATCGAGCCCAGTACGGGATTATGATTAAGATTCTTCCAGTAATTAATATTGGAGAAGAGGAAGGGAAAAGCTTTATCACTCTAGAGACAGATATTACGTTTGATTCGACTGGGAAAAATCAAGCAGATCGTCCTGACGTTACGCGAAGAAATATTACGAATAAAGTTCGCATCCAAGATGGAGAAACGGTGATTATTGGAGGGCTTCGTTGCAATCAGGCAATGGATTCTCGAGACGGGATCCCGTTTTTAGGAGAGCTACCGGGGATTGGGAAATTATTCGGTATGGATACAGCCTCTGACTCTCAAACAGAAATGTTTATGTTTATTACTCCTAAGATTTTAGACAATCCTGTTGAAGAAGAAGAGAAGTTAGAATGTGCGTTCTTAGCTTCCCGACCAGGAGAGAGCGATGAGTTTCGTAGAGCTTTAGTAGCTGGACAACAGGCTGCTAAATTGGCGATGGAAAGAAAAGAATCTCCTGAGGGGGACTCCTCGCATCTTCAGGAAGGGGTGGAGTATAATGGACGAGAATAA
- a CDS encoding GspE/PulE family protein translates to MMDENKYMVQDLLDLLPYSFLKKNFLLPVEAVSDRIVFARHPKKTPLEALDEVQLIVQKPLSLIAKEESEIIHGLQKLYSDKDGKASEMLLSMQESTVQESESETTELLENQENSAPVVRLLNLILKEAIEERASDIHFEPVEDLLRIRYRIDGVLHDRHAPPNHLRAALVTRIKVLAKMDIAEHRLPQDGRIKLQLGGQEIDMRASTVPVIHGERVVLRILDKRNVILDIAGLCMPPKMESSFRKAIGVPEGILLVTGPTGSGKTTTLYSVIQHLSGPFANIMTIEDPPEYKLPGVAQIAVKPKIGLTFSKGLRHLLRQDPDVLMVGEIRDQETAEIAIQAALTGHLVVSTLHTNDAVSAIPRLLDMGVEPYLLSATMIGAVAQRLVRKICSHCKEECNADVQEQALLRALGKDPFAALYKGRGCSQCFRSGYKGRQGIYEFIDMTTTLRSEIALGKPYHILRGVAEQEGYQPLLEHGVDLALAGETTLSEVLRVAKRSE, encoded by the coding sequence ATAATGGACGAGAATAAGTACATGGTGCAAGACCTATTAGATCTTCTTCCTTATTCTTTTTTAAAGAAAAATTTCCTTCTACCCGTAGAAGCTGTATCGGATAGAATCGTGTTTGCAAGACATCCTAAAAAGACTCCTTTAGAGGCTTTGGATGAAGTCCAATTGATTGTGCAAAAACCACTTTCGCTCATTGCTAAGGAAGAATCTGAAATTATTCATGGATTGCAAAAGCTTTACAGCGATAAAGACGGTAAAGCTTCAGAAATGTTGTTGTCTATGCAAGAGTCGACAGTTCAAGAGTCTGAAAGTGAGACAACAGAGCTTCTTGAGAATCAGGAAAATAGTGCTCCCGTCGTACGGCTGTTGAATTTGATCCTTAAGGAGGCTATTGAGGAGCGAGCTTCAGATATTCATTTTGAGCCTGTGGAAGACTTGCTACGTATCCGTTATCGTATAGATGGCGTGCTACATGACCGTCACGCGCCTCCTAACCATCTTCGAGCAGCGCTTGTCACCCGTATCAAGGTGCTTGCTAAGATGGATATTGCTGAACATCGATTGCCTCAAGACGGCCGTATTAAATTGCAGTTAGGTGGGCAAGAAATAGATATGCGTGCGAGCACGGTACCTGTGATTCACGGAGAACGGGTAGTGTTGCGCATACTTGACAAGCGTAATGTGATTCTGGATATAGCAGGGTTATGTATGCCCCCAAAAATGGAATCGTCGTTTAGAAAAGCAATAGGAGTCCCTGAGGGGATTTTATTAGTTACAGGACCTACAGGAAGTGGAAAGACGACAACTTTATACAGCGTGATACAGCACCTTTCTGGTCCTTTTGCAAATATCATGACGATCGAAGATCCTCCAGAGTATAAACTCCCCGGAGTTGCTCAAATAGCTGTAAAACCTAAAATAGGACTAACTTTTTCTAAAGGTCTTCGTCATTTATTAAGACAAGATCCTGATGTCCTCATGGTAGGGGAGATCCGTGATCAAGAAACAGCAGAAATTGCTATTCAAGCAGCTCTTACAGGTCACTTAGTGGTCTCTACATTACATACTAATGACGCAGTATCTGCAATTCCCCGTTTATTGGATATGGGAGTGGAGCCTTATTTATTATCGGCAACGATGATAGGGGCAGTTGCTCAGCGATTAGTCCGTAAGATATGCTCTCATTGTAAGGAAGAATGTAACGCAGATGTACAAGAGCAGGCTTTGTTGCGAGCATTAGGAAAAGATCCTTTTGCCGCTTTATACAAAGGTCGTGGATGTTCTCAATGTTTTCGTTCGGGATACAAGGGAAGACAAGGAATTTATGAATTTATCGATATGACGACGACACTGCGTTCTGAGATTGCTTTAGGGAAACCCTATCACATTTTGCGAGGTGTAGCTGAACAAGAAGGATATCAACCTCTTTTGGAGCACGGAGTAGATCTGGCTCTTGCAGGAGAGACAACTCTCTCTGAAGTTTTGCGTGTTGCAAAACGGTCAGAGTAG
- a CDS encoding type II secretion system F family protein, whose translation MARFLCIYLDQTEKKRRSFVEAFHQQEVRDFLVSQGAQILDIRRVRERGYHVKAEELVIFTKQLALLLHSGISLYDAFSSLRDQYQGRALAGVITSLMEALRSGRVLSEALGRFPKIFDSFYQNSVRSGESIGNLEGALANIIRVLEEKQKLSKNITAALSYPAILLVFSCAIVIFFLVGVIPSLKESFEDIEMTGLTKTIFSCSTWFCKYKFLVLVGGLGGGVTLRAISKKRAGRRLVEALVKHIPFLRKLVIKVSFCRFCSVSSAVLQGGGNLIEALTLGCGAIPQDFLRKDLQEVIQAVVRGGSLSRELSRRTWTPKLVVRMISLGEESGDLAVVFTHVAQIYNDDIQRVLTWVTAWCQPIVLVLLGGFIGLIMLSILLPLTSSLQVF comes from the coding sequence ATGGCGAGGTTCCTTTGCATCTATCTTGATCAGACAGAGAAGAAGCGCCGTTCTTTCGTAGAAGCTTTCCATCAGCAAGAGGTTAGAGATTTTCTCGTTAGTCAGGGTGCTCAGATCTTGGATATTCGAAGAGTCAGAGAGCGAGGCTATCACGTAAAAGCAGAGGAGCTTGTGATTTTTACGAAACAGCTAGCCTTACTATTACATTCGGGGATTTCCTTATACGATGCATTCTCCTCTTTACGAGATCAGTATCAAGGACGAGCTTTAGCAGGAGTGATTACCTCTTTAATGGAAGCTTTACGTTCAGGAAGGGTGCTTTCAGAAGCGTTAGGACGATTCCCTAAAATTTTTGATTCTTTTTATCAAAATAGTGTGCGTTCAGGAGAGAGTATTGGGAATTTAGAAGGCGCTTTAGCCAACATCATTAGGGTGTTGGAAGAGAAGCAAAAATTATCCAAAAACATCACTGCAGCGCTTAGTTATCCTGCAATATTATTGGTTTTTTCCTGTGCTATCGTCATATTCTTTCTAGTGGGAGTCATTCCTTCTTTGAAAGAGTCTTTTGAAGATATAGAAATGACAGGTCTTACTAAGACTATTTTCTCTTGTAGTACTTGGTTTTGTAAGTATAAGTTTCTCGTTCTAGTCGGGGGACTGGGTGGAGGAGTTACACTTCGTGCTATTTCGAAAAAAAGGGCAGGAAGAAGATTGGTAGAAGCTTTAGTCAAACATATTCCTTTTTTACGGAAGCTAGTTATTAAAGTAAGTTTTTGTCGATTCTGCTCCGTTTCTTCAGCAGTTTTACAGGGGGGAGGAAATTTGATAGAAGCTCTTACGCTCGGTTGTGGGGCTATTCCTCAGGATTTCTTGCGAAAAGATTTGCAGGAAGTGATCCAGGCCGTAGTTCGTGGGGGCTCCTTAAGTCGTGAATTATCACGTCGTACATGGACGCCTAAATTAGTAGTAAGGATGATCTCTTTAGGAGAAGAATCTGGAGATCTTGCTGTGGTATTCACACACGTGGCACAGATCTATAACGATGATATTCAGAGAGTTTTAACTTGGGTAACTGCTTGGTGTCAGCCCATTGTTCTTGTGTTGTTAGGAGGGTTTATAGGGTTGATTATGTTGTCAATTCTATTGCCTCTAACAAGCAGTCTTCAAGTATTTTAA
- a CDS encoding type II secretion system protein, with protein MRKVRRKQSITLIEMMVVITLIGIIGGALAFNMRGSLQKGKIFQTEQNCARVYDVLMMEYASGNVSLKEVIANREAILEHSAWCKEGKKLLKDAWGEDLIVKMNDKGDDIVVLSKKVRNEQRG; from the coding sequence GTGAGGAAAGTAAGAAGAAAACAATCAATCACATTAATTGAAATGATGGTTGTCATCACTCTCATTGGGATTATCGGGGGAGCATTGGCTTTTAATATGCGAGGAAGTTTGCAAAAAGGAAAAATATTCCAAACAGAGCAGAACTGTGCTCGCGTTTATGATGTCCTCATGATGGAATATGCTTCCGGGAATGTATCTTTGAAAGAGGTAATTGCAAACAGAGAGGCTATCCTAGAGCATTCTGCGTGGTGTAAAGAAGGCAAAAAGCTTCTTAAAGATGCTTGGGGAGAAGATCTAATCGTTAAAATGAACGATAAAGGAGATGATATCGTTGTGCTATCCAAAAAAGTAAGAAACGAACAGCGGGGGTGA
- a CDS encoding type II secretion system protein — MSLKRKRCFLLVEVLLSLSLLCTVLIPSVAFYMRISRSFEEDILCLQLPALTDRCFFAVKDKIQQQMEKGALTLQGSGELSGVYIYTSKGEARTVPYNYTIDLRQEKRDAEKPVLCSIDVTVDLFPGQKRGATVQRCLCVER, encoded by the coding sequence ATGTCCCTCAAGCGCAAACGCTGTTTTTTACTCGTAGAAGTGTTGCTCTCGCTTTCCCTACTTTGTACCGTATTGATCCCGAGTGTAGCTTTTTATATGAGGATAAGTCGTTCTTTTGAGGAGGATATTTTGTGCCTACAATTGCCAGCATTAACGGATCGTTGTTTTTTTGCCGTGAAGGATAAAATACAGCAACAAATGGAAAAAGGAGCGCTCACGCTTCAAGGATCAGGAGAGCTTTCTGGGGTTTATATATACACCAGTAAAGGCGAGGCAAGAACGGTTCCTTACAACTACACGATAGATCTTCGACAAGAAAAACGCGACGCAGAAAAACCTGTTCTGTGCTCTATAGATGTGACCGTGGATCTATTTCCTGGGCAGAAAAGAGGGGCCACTGTGCAGAGGTGCTTATGTGTGGAACGGTAA
- a CDS encoding DUF1494 domain-containing protein, producing MCGTVKRRRSFLLSELLIACVLISLLLGSLGYWTRRIWVSHKEKEQVYRIFLHEEKMYRLLREFFLSTTSIKETREGLVFSFDRGVYIDPDLAGFVQGTLHYDPESQEVFLILASQRKQGHQEKLPLWNQVLAVEWKVFRNQKLDDVDRVSLTLVRKTRALPPRTLSYMFSVCG from the coding sequence ATGTGTGGAACGGTAAAGAGGAGACGTTCGTTTCTACTTTCAGAGCTGCTGATCGCCTGTGTACTCATTAGTTTATTACTTGGCTCTTTAGGGTACTGGACTCGTCGGATATGGGTCTCTCATAAAGAGAAGGAACAGGTTTATAGAATTTTTCTTCATGAAGAGAAAATGTATCGTTTGCTCAGAGAGTTTTTTTTGTCGACGACTTCAATAAAGGAAACAAGAGAAGGATTGGTTTTTTCTTTTGATCGAGGGGTATATATTGACCCAGATTTAGCTGGTTTCGTTCAAGGGACTTTGCATTACGATCCAGAATCTCAGGAAGTGTTCCTCATTTTAGCAAGTCAAAGAAAGCAGGGGCATCAGGAAAAACTTCCTTTATGGAACCAAGTGCTCGCTGTCGAATGGAAAGTTTTCCGAAACCAGAAGTTAGACGACGTGGATAGAGTGAGTTTAACTTTGGTTAGAAAAACAAGGGCTTTGCCTCCAAGAACTCTTTCATATATGTTTTCTGTATGTGGGTAG
- a CDS encoding EscT/YscT/HrcT family type III secretion system export apparatus protein → MATLPEVLSGLSSSYIDYIFQKPADYVWTVFLLLFARVLSMLAIIPFLGAKLFPSPIKIGISLSWIALIFPQVIQDTSIVHYQDLDIFYILLIKEILIGFLIGFLFSFPFYAAQSAGSFITNQQGIQGLEGATSLVSIEQTSPHGIFYHYFVTMVFWLAGGHRIVLSVLLQSLEIIPLHAVFPEEMMSLRAPMWVAILKLCQLCLIMTIQLSAPAAVVMLMSDLFLGIINRMAPQVQVIYLLSALKAFMGLLFLTLAWWFIVKQIDYFTLAWFKEIPVMLFGTHPPKVL, encoded by the coding sequence ATGGCAACGCTCCCCGAGGTTCTTTCAGGATTGAGCTCTTCCTATATCGATTATATATTCCAAAAGCCTGCTGATTATGTCTGGACGGTTTTTCTTTTGTTGTTCGCGCGGGTATTATCCATGCTCGCAATTATTCCTTTTCTAGGAGCCAAACTCTTTCCTTCACCTATTAAAATAGGAATCTCTCTTTCCTGGATAGCCTTGATTTTTCCTCAAGTTATACAAGACACAAGCATTGTCCATTACCAGGATTTGGATATCTTTTATATTCTTCTTATTAAAGAAATCTTAATTGGCTTTTTAATTGGGTTCTTATTCTCATTCCCTTTTTATGCAGCCCAATCTGCCGGATCTTTCATCACTAACCAACAAGGGATACAAGGATTGGAGGGGGCAACTTCTCTAGTATCTATTGAACAAACCTCCCCCCACGGAATCTTTTATCACTATTTTGTTACTATGGTGTTCTGGCTTGCGGGAGGTCACCGTATTGTCTTATCTGTGCTTTTACAATCACTCGAGATAATTCCTTTACATGCAGTCTTCCCAGAAGAGATGATGTCATTACGAGCCCCTATGTGGGTCGCCATACTGAAGCTGTGTCAACTATGTTTAATCATGACTATTCAATTAAGTGCACCAGCAGCAGTAGTTATGCTCATGTCAGATTTATTCCTAGGGATTATCAACCGTATGGCTCCTCAGGTCCAAGTGATCTATTTACTCTCTGCGCTTAAAGCTTTTATGGGATTACTCTTCTTAACCCTAGCTTGGTGGTTTATCGTCAAACAAATCGACTATTTCACTTTAGCCTGGTTTAAAGAGATTCCCGTTATGCTTTTTGGAACTCATCCTCCAAAAGTTTTATGA
- the cdsS gene encoding SctS family type III secretion system export apparatus subunit CdsS — protein MLMLATSFKSILFEYSYEALLLILIISAPPIILASVVGIMVAIFQAATQIQEQTFAFAIKLVVIFGTLMITGGWLCNMILRFAAQIFQNFYKWK, from the coding sequence ATGCTGATGCTTGCAACAAGTTTCAAATCTATTCTGTTTGAATATTCGTATGAAGCCCTCTTATTGATTCTAATCATCTCGGCTCCTCCTATCATTCTGGCTTCTGTTGTTGGGATTATGGTAGCCATTTTCCAAGCTGCAACACAGATTCAAGAACAGACATTTGCTTTTGCTATTAAGTTGGTCGTGATTTTTGGAACATTGATGATTACGGGAGGATGGCTTTGTAATATGATCCTACGATTTGCAGCTCAAATTTTCCAAAATTTTTACAAATGGAAGTAG
- the sctR gene encoding type III secretion system export apparatus subunit SctR, whose product MRLILRIFFFLCVLHAPHSFANGCSDTSCSSVQEASSCQPCASVPQQEKPSSPENSKKTLRCPSYRQTVAAQDLLPSPKDLSSGAFSETYPDLTTQAVILLFLALSPFLVMLLTSYLKIIITLVLLRNALGVQQTPPSQVLNGIALVLSIYVMFPTGMAMYSDAKKGIESNAIPRDLFSAEGAETVFVALNKSKEPLRSFLIKNTPKPQIQSFYKISQKTFPPELRSQLTPSDFVIVIPAFIMGQIKNAFEIGVLIYLPFFVIDLVTANVLVAMQMMMLSPLSISLPLKLLLVVMVDGWTLLLEGLMISFK is encoded by the coding sequence ATGCGATTGATTCTTCGAATTTTCTTCTTTCTATGCGTGCTTCATGCTCCTCACAGTTTTGCCAATGGCTGTTCTGATACCTCTTGCTCTTCGGTGCAAGAAGCCTCTTCTTGTCAGCCTTGTGCTTCTGTTCCCCAGCAAGAAAAACCTAGTTCTCCAGAAAATTCAAAGAAAACCCTTCGCTGCCCTTCTTATAGACAGACAGTAGCAGCTCAAGATCTTCTTCCTTCTCCAAAAGATCTTTCTTCTGGAGCTTTCTCAGAAACTTATCCAGATCTGACTACACAAGCGGTTATCCTGCTCTTTCTAGCGCTCTCTCCCTTTTTGGTGATGCTTCTTACCTCTTATCTGAAAATCATCATCACATTGGTCTTACTCAGAAATGCTTTGGGAGTGCAACAAACTCCTCCTAGCCAAGTCCTCAACGGAATTGCTCTCGTTCTATCGATTTACGTGATGTTCCCTACTGGAATGGCTATGTATAGTGACGCAAAAAAAGGTATTGAATCAAACGCCATCCCTCGCGATTTATTTTCTGCAGAAGGAGCAGAAACCGTATTTGTTGCTTTAAATAAATCGAAAGAACCCCTACGTTCTTTCCTGATTAAAAATACTCCTAAACCCCAAATTCAAAGCTTTTATAAAATTTCACAAAAGACCTTTCCTCCGGAACTTCGCTCACAATTAACACCTTCTGATTTCGTGATCGTAATTCCAGCTTTCATTATGGGGCAGATTAAAAATGCTTTCGAAATCGGAGTATTGATTTACTTACCCTTCTTTGTCATCGATTTAGTAACAGCCAACGTCTTGGTTGCTATGCAGATGATGATGCTTTCCCCACTGTCTATCTCGCTTCCTCTCAAACTTCTTCTGGTTGTGATGGTAGATGGATGGACTTTACTTTTGGAAGGCTTGATGATTAGTTTTAAATAA
- a CDS encoding HrpE/YscL family type III secretion apparatus protein: protein MKFFSLIFKDQEVVPNKKVLSPDAYTAVLDAQELLAKTQEDCDTYTQNTHEECERLREEAKNQGFQEGSDAWSKQLAFLITETHATREQIKTALVPLAIASVKKIIGKELETKPETVVSIISESLKDLTQNKRIIIHVNPQDLAIVEQHRSELKKLVEYADVLLLSPKASVSPGGCIIETETGIVNAQLDVQLAALEHAFSDILKQKKNPEAPSIDHSQSKKD, encoded by the coding sequence ATGAAGTTTTTCAGTTTAATATTTAAAGACCAAGAGGTCGTCCCTAATAAAAAAGTTCTCTCCCCAGACGCCTATACCGCTGTGTTAGATGCTCAAGAACTTTTAGCAAAAACGCAAGAAGATTGTGATACTTACACACAAAATACTCATGAAGAATGCGAGCGGCTCCGGGAAGAAGCAAAAAATCAAGGATTCCAAGAAGGTAGCGACGCTTGGAGTAAGCAACTTGCTTTTCTCATTACAGAAACACACGCTACGCGAGAACAAATCAAAACTGCGCTCGTTCCTTTAGCTATCGCTAGCGTAAAAAAAATCATCGGAAAAGAGTTAGAGACGAAACCTGAAACGGTTGTCTCTATCATCTCAGAGTCCTTAAAAGATCTGACACAAAATAAACGGATCATTATCCACGTAAATCCCCAAGATCTTGCTATTGTTGAGCAACATCGTTCAGAATTAAAAAAACTTGTGGAATACGCCGATGTTCTGCTGCTCTCTCCGAAAGCAAGTGTATCCCCTGGCGGTTGTATTATTGAAACAGAAACAGGAATTGTGAATGCCCAGCTTGATGTGCAGCTTGCTGCCTTAGAGCACGCTTTTTCCGATATCCTTAAACAGAAAAAAAACCCGGAAGCTCCCTCAATAGATCATTCCCAAAGCAAGAAAGACTAG
- the sctJ gene encoding type III secretion system inner membrane ring lipoprotein SctJ: MFRYTFSRSLFLILALFCCSACDSRSMIVHGLSGRDANEIVVLLVSKGVSAQKVPQAASSTGGGSAEQLWDISVPAAQITEALAILNQAGLPRMKGTSLLDLFAKQGLVPSEMQEKIRYQEGLSEQMATTIRKMDGIVDASVQISFSPEEDQLPLTASVYIKHRGVLDNPNSIMVSKIKRLVASAVPGLCPENVSVVSDRASYSDITINGPWGLSDEIDYVSVWGIILAKNSLTKFRLVFYFLILLLFILSCGLLWVIWKTHTLIAALGGTKGFFNPAPYSQLAFTQNKAATKEAPAGTTEGAENPAATEEAPKENAEKQEENNEDA, translated from the coding sequence ATGTTTCGTTATACTTTTTCTCGATCCTTATTTTTGATATTAGCTCTATTTTGTTGTTCTGCGTGCGACAGCCGTTCTATGATTGTACACGGACTTTCGGGACGCGACGCTAATGAAATTGTAGTCCTGTTAGTGAGCAAGGGTGTCTCTGCGCAAAAAGTTCCGCAAGCAGCTTCATCAACTGGGGGAGGTTCTGCGGAGCAATTGTGGGACATTTCTGTTCCTGCAGCGCAAATTACAGAAGCTCTTGCTATTCTAAACCAAGCGGGACTCCCTCGTATGAAGGGAACTAGTCTTCTCGATCTCTTTGCTAAACAAGGACTCGTCCCCTCTGAAATGCAAGAAAAGATTCGCTACCAAGAAGGTCTTTCTGAACAAATGGCAACGACCATTAGAAAGATGGATGGTATCGTTGATGCTAGCGTACAAATCTCCTTTTCTCCAGAAGAAGACCAACTTCCTTTGACGGCTTCTGTTTATATCAAACACAGAGGCGTTTTAGACAATCCTAACAGCATTATGGTTTCAAAAATCAAGCGTCTGGTTGCCAGTGCTGTTCCAGGTCTTTGCCCAGAGAACGTCTCTGTAGTAAGCGATCGTGCTTCCTATAGTGACATCACTATTAACGGTCCTTGGGGTCTTTCCGACGAGATTGATTATGTATCTGTATGGGGCATTATCCTCGCTAAAAATTCTCTTACTAAATTCCGCCTTGTTTTCTACTTCTTAATCTTACTCCTTTTCATCCTTTCCTGCGGATTGCTCTGGGTTATCTGGAAAACACATACGCTAATTGCAGCTTTGGGAGGAACAAAAGGATTCTTCAATCCGGCTCCGTACTCGCAGCTTGCTTTTACACAAAATAAAGCAGCAACTAAAGAAGCTCCAGCAGGAACCACAGAAGGAGCAGAAAATCCAGCAGCTACAGAGGAAGCTCCTAAAGAAAATGCGGAAAAACAAGAAGAGAATAACGAGGACGCTTAA